From one Comamonas piscis genomic stretch:
- a CDS encoding M48 family metallopeptidase encodes MTLSLLFTLIFAVALAASVLTKLWLASRQMRHVAAHRDTVPALFADRISLAAHHKAADYTIAKTRFGLLGLAMGTVTLLGWTLLGGLDLLNASLLDALGGGMWQQLALVACFALISGLIDLPASYYQTFVLEQRFGFNKMTLGLWLGDLLKGTVMGALVGLPILAVILWLMGSAGQWWWLWAWAFWVGFNLLLMVIYPAFIAPLFNKFQPLDDETLKARVQALMQRCGFAAKGLFVMDGSRRSAHANAYFTGFGASKRVVFFDTLLQKLSGDEVEAVLAHELGHFKHKHILKRMLGLFGLTLLGFALLGWLSQQGWFYTGLGVTPNLNIPGVPGSSPNDALALLLFMLAVPVFSSFVSPLMAHSSRKHEFEADAYAVQQTRAADLQSALLKLYEDNASTLTPDPVYVRYYYSHPPAVERIRHMQQLAHD; translated from the coding sequence CCAGCGTTTTGACCAAACTCTGGCTGGCCAGCCGTCAGATGCGCCATGTGGCGGCGCACCGCGATACGGTGCCTGCACTGTTTGCCGATCGCATCAGCCTGGCCGCCCACCACAAGGCGGCCGACTACACGATTGCCAAGACCCGCTTTGGCCTGCTGGGCCTGGCGATGGGCACCGTCACGCTGCTGGGCTGGACCTTGCTGGGTGGGCTGGACCTGCTCAACGCTAGCTTGCTGGATGCGCTGGGCGGCGGCATGTGGCAGCAGTTGGCGCTGGTAGCCTGCTTTGCACTGATCAGCGGCCTCATCGATCTGCCGGCCAGCTACTACCAAACCTTTGTGCTGGAGCAGCGCTTTGGCTTCAACAAGATGACCCTGGGCCTGTGGCTGGGCGATTTGCTCAAGGGAACGGTCATGGGCGCGCTCGTCGGCCTGCCGATTCTGGCGGTCATTCTGTGGCTGATGGGCTCGGCCGGCCAGTGGTGGTGGCTCTGGGCCTGGGCGTTCTGGGTGGGCTTCAACCTGCTGCTGATGGTCATCTACCCTGCCTTCATCGCACCACTATTCAACAAGTTCCAGCCACTGGACGACGAGACACTCAAAGCCCGTGTGCAGGCGCTGATGCAGCGCTGCGGCTTTGCCGCCAAGGGCTTGTTTGTGATGGATGGCAGCCGCCGCAGCGCGCATGCCAATGCCTATTTCACCGGCTTTGGCGCCAGCAAGCGTGTGGTGTTCTTCGACACCTTGCTGCAAAAGCTGAGCGGCGACGAGGTCGAAGCCGTGCTGGCCCATGAGCTGGGCCATTTCAAGCACAAGCACATCCTCAAGCGGATGCTGGGCCTGTTTGGTCTGACCCTGCTGGGCTTTGCACTGCTGGGCTGGCTGTCGCAGCAGGGCTGGTTCTATACCGGCCTGGGCGTTACGCCCAACCTGAACATCCCCGGCGTGCCCGGCTCCAGCCCCAACGATGCGCTGGCGCTGCTGCTGTTCATGCTGGCCGTGCCGGTGTTCAGCAGCTTTGTCTCGCCGCTGATGGCGCATTCCTCGCGCAAGCATGAGTTCGAGGCCGATGCCTATGCCGTCCAGCAAACGCGCGCGGCCGATCTGCAATCGGCCCTGCTCAAGCTCTATGAGGACAATGCCTCGACCCTGACCCCCGACCCGGTCTATGTGCGCTACTACTATTCGCACCCGCCGGCCGTCGAGCGTATTCGCCACATGCAACAATTGGCCCATGACTGA
- a CDS encoding 4a-hydroxytetrahydrobiopterin dehydratase produces the protein MTDTHLPKQDWSTQSRRALSASEVVTQLSQLTGWVLSGDGADVAIEKTFRFANYYETMAFVNGVALVAHTQDHHPDLSVHYNRCVVRFNTHDVHGLSVTDFECARRIEAMLQLA, from the coding sequence ATGACTGATACCCACCTGCCCAAACAAGACTGGTCCACCCAGAGCCGCCGCGCGCTGTCCGCCTCCGAAGTGGTGACACAGCTGAGCCAACTGACCGGTTGGGTGCTGAGCGGTGATGGCGCCGATGTGGCCATCGAGAAGACCTTCCGCTTTGCCAATTACTACGAGACCATGGCCTTTGTGAACGGCGTGGCCTTGGTGGCCCACACCCAGGACCACCACCCGGACCTCTCGGTGCACTACAACCGCTGCGTGGTGCGCTTCAACACCCATGATGTGCATGGGCTGTCGGTCACCGATTTTGAATGCGCGCGCCGCATCGAAGCCATGCTGCAGCTCGCCTGA
- the rsgA gene encoding ribosome small subunit-dependent GTPase A — MAKPARRPGNNNLSETQTGLVVASYGRHCVVETPDGVRRICHPRGKKSQAVVGDHVRWLAPPPGQGDEGTIEKVLERRNVFYRQDDIRTKTFAANLDQLLILIAAEPVFSEVQLARALIAAEAAHITPIIALNKMDLGEPFLRAWERLEPYRNMRDQVEDPPHYTVLPFTLADADDEDRDAIFGLLEGKTTLVLGPSGVGKSTLINLLIPGANVATNEISQALNTGKHTTTSTTLYWIDEARKTALIDSPGFQEFGLYHIAPTQLAACMPDIGAHAKECKFYNCTHLHEPGCGVIDAVKNGHAGLPISENRYRIYGELFDELNLSAY, encoded by the coding sequence ATGGCAAAACCCGCAAGACGCCCTGGCAACAACAACCTCAGCGAGACACAAACCGGCCTGGTTGTCGCCAGCTATGGCCGCCACTGTGTGGTGGAGACACCAGACGGCGTGCGCCGCATCTGCCACCCCCGGGGCAAGAAGAGCCAGGCCGTCGTCGGCGACCATGTGCGCTGGCTGGCCCCGCCACCCGGCCAGGGCGACGAGGGCACGATCGAGAAGGTGCTGGAGCGCCGCAATGTGTTCTACCGCCAGGACGACATCCGCACCAAGACCTTTGCCGCCAACCTGGACCAGCTGCTGATCCTGATCGCCGCCGAGCCAGTTTTCAGCGAGGTGCAGCTGGCACGTGCGCTGATTGCGGCCGAGGCGGCGCACATCACCCCTATCATTGCGCTCAACAAGATGGACCTGGGCGAGCCCTTTTTGCGCGCCTGGGAACGGCTGGAGCCTTACCGCAATATGCGCGACCAGGTGGAAGACCCGCCGCACTACACGGTGCTGCCCTTCACGCTTGCCGATGCGGACGACGAAGACCGCGATGCCATCTTTGGCCTGCTTGAAGGCAAGACCACCTTGGTGCTCGGCCCCTCGGGCGTGGGCAAAAGTACCTTGATCAACCTGCTGATCCCGGGTGCCAATGTGGCTACCAACGAGATCTCGCAGGCGCTGAACACCGGCAAGCACACCACGACCAGCACCACCCTGTACTGGATCGACGAGGCCCGCAAGACGGCGCTGATCGACTCGCCCGGTTTTCAGGAATTCGGCCTCTACCATATCGCCCCGACGCAGTTGGCCGCCTGCATGCCCGACATTGGCGCCCATGCCAAGGAATGCAAGTTCTACAACTGCACGCATTTGCATGAGCCTGGCTGCGGCGTGATCGACGCCGTCAAAAACGGCCATGCGGGGCTGCCCATCAGCGAGAACCGCTACCGCATCTACGGCGAGCTGTTCGACGAGCTGAACCTGAGCGCCTACTGA
- a CDS encoding LysR family transcriptional regulator, with protein MNPLTMRNPAFAPSTTFETNRSGELEVFVQVAEHGSFSAAARHLGVSPSATSKIVARMEARLGAQLLLRSTRKVQLTPEGRQLYERGQRVLADLQEAEAAASLRSAPKGVVRINSSSSTGQAILVPLMAQLMQQYPGLVLDLSFTDEVVDLMEAQADIAIRWGKLPASDMVARLLGHTRQIIVAAPAYLDAHGVPTHPDALGGHVRIGWNYQRTVPHWPFRVDGQEVDVAIGELLRVNDGDVMRNLAVAGVGLARLSLFHAWHDIAAGRLQVVLEAFNTGVLEPIHAVYLGKPERLPSRTRAVLDFLKDHVELQHAETLPKAWCRG; from the coding sequence ATGAACCCCTTGACCATGCGCAACCCTGCCTTTGCCCCCAGTACCACCTTTGAGACCAACCGCTCCGGCGAGCTGGAGGTGTTTGTGCAAGTCGCAGAACATGGCAGCTTCTCGGCTGCGGCCCGCCATCTGGGCGTGTCGCCATCGGCCACCAGCAAGATCGTGGCGCGCATGGAGGCGCGGCTTGGCGCGCAGCTCTTGCTGCGCAGCACCCGCAAGGTGCAGCTGACGCCAGAGGGCCGCCAGCTCTATGAGCGCGGCCAGCGGGTGCTCGCCGATCTGCAGGAAGCCGAAGCGGCTGCATCGCTGCGCAGCGCGCCCAAGGGCGTTGTGCGCATCAACTCCAGTTCATCGACGGGGCAGGCCATCCTGGTGCCGCTGATGGCCCAGCTGATGCAGCAGTACCCGGGCCTGGTGCTGGACCTGAGTTTTACCGACGAGGTGGTGGACCTGATGGAGGCGCAGGCGGATATTGCGATCCGCTGGGGCAAGCTGCCCGCCTCGGACATGGTGGCCCGGCTTCTGGGCCATACCCGCCAGATCATCGTGGCCGCTCCCGCTTACCTGGATGCGCATGGCGTGCCGACGCACCCCGATGCGCTGGGCGGTCATGTGCGCATTGGCTGGAACTACCAGCGCACCGTACCGCACTGGCCTTTTCGCGTTGACGGGCAAGAGGTGGATGTGGCCATTGGCGAGCTGCTGCGCGTCAATGATGGCGATGTGATGCGCAACCTGGCGGTGGCTGGTGTAGGGCTGGCGCGGCTGTCACTGTTCCATGCCTGGCACGACATTGCTGCCGGCCGCCTGCAGGTGGTGCTGGAGGCCTTCAACACGGGGGTGCTGGAGCCCATCCATGCGGTCTACCTGGGCAAGCCCGAGCGTCTGCCATCCCGCACGCGGGCGGTGCTGGATTTTCTGAAAGACCATGTCGAGCTGCAGCATGCCGAAACCCTGCCCAAGGCATGGTGCCGGGGCTGA
- a CDS encoding MFS transporter yields the protein MPVSLLALAAGAFGIGTTEFIIMGLLTQVSQDLGISIPMAGTLISGYAFGVAIGAPVLTLATRHWPRKWLLLGLMLIFIAGNIAAALAPTYGWLMLARMLTSLTHGTFFGVGAVVATGLVAKDKQASAIALMFSGLTLATLLGVPAGTWIGQHFGWRMAFAAVAVIGVVALGILAAFVPRKLEQAAPAALRDELSILSSMPLWLGLGMTVFGFGGVFALYTYVEPLLSQITQMGNTGVAVSLLLFGAGSAVGNIAGGKLADRGVVRALWITLGALVVVLLAGRWAFGISGAVAMAYVTVLGVVAFATVAPMQMRVMQGVGSQGATLASSLNIAAFNLGNALGAWVGGSLIAGAGLLSIIWGAAALSAIGLVLVAMGQRRSPAAALQTA from the coding sequence ATGCCTGTCTCATTGCTGGCGCTCGCCGCCGGTGCCTTTGGCATCGGCACCACCGAATTCATCATCATGGGCCTGCTCACCCAGGTCAGCCAGGACCTGGGTATCAGCATCCCCATGGCGGGCACCTTGATATCCGGCTATGCCTTTGGCGTGGCAATTGGCGCGCCTGTGCTCACCCTGGCCACCCGCCACTGGCCGCGCAAATGGCTGCTGCTGGGCCTGATGCTGATCTTTATCGCCGGCAATATCGCGGCCGCGCTGGCCCCCACCTATGGGTGGCTGATGCTGGCGCGCATGCTCACCTCGCTCACCCACGGCACCTTCTTTGGCGTGGGCGCCGTGGTGGCGACCGGCCTGGTGGCCAAGGACAAGCAGGCCTCGGCCATTGCGCTGATGTTCTCGGGCCTCACCCTCGCAACCTTGCTGGGCGTGCCGGCCGGCACCTGGATCGGCCAGCATTTTGGCTGGCGCATGGCCTTTGCCGCCGTGGCCGTGATCGGCGTGGTCGCGCTGGGCATTCTGGCTGCCTTTGTGCCCCGCAAGCTGGAGCAGGCCGCACCTGCAGCGCTGCGTGATGAGCTGTCCATCCTGTCGAGCATGCCCTTGTGGCTGGGCCTGGGCATGACGGTGTTTGGCTTTGGCGGCGTGTTTGCGCTCTATACCTATGTGGAGCCGCTGCTGTCGCAGATCACCCAGATGGGCAACACCGGTGTGGCCGTGAGCCTGCTGCTGTTTGGCGCCGGCTCGGCCGTGGGCAATATTGCGGGTGGCAAGCTGGCCGACCGGGGTGTGGTGCGCGCACTGTGGATCACCTTGGGCGCCTTGGTCGTCGTGCTGCTGGCAGGCCGCTGGGCCTTTGGCATCTCGGGCGCTGTCGCGATGGCCTATGTCACCGTGCTAGGCGTCGTCGCCTTCGCTACCGTGGCCCCCATGCAGATGCGGGTGATGCAAGGGGTGGGCAGCCAGGGTGCCACCTTGGCCTCCAGCCTGAATATTGCCGCTTTTAACTTGGGCAATGCGCTGGGCGCCTGGGTGGGCGGCAGCTTGATTGCTGGCGCTGGCCTGCTGTCGATCATCTGGGGCGCTGCTGCGCTGTCGGCCATCGGCCTGGTGCTGGTGGCGATGGGGCAGCGACGCAGCCCTGCTGCTGCACTGCAGACTGCCTAG
- a CDS encoding CobD/CbiB family protein — MSFFATLMALLLEQAKSLSRDNPVYAGVRAWVQWLSRNLDAGEQRHGWLAWTVAVLLPTALAMGMHWLLVSLVGWPLAMAWHVLVLYVTLGFRQFSHHFTRIRHALESGDEDQARQYLADWQQVDADDLPRREIVRHVIEYSVLAAHRHVFGVLACYSIGSALGLGPAGAVFFRMAEYASRFARQSGPPAPMVQGAFETVAAKAWMVVDWLPSRLTALSFAVVGNFEEAIDGWRFQTQHFPNDNDGVILAATAGAIDVRLGGVALRARSVDIDAAAPLQIQGDGATTPGRDPEVAHLRSVVGLVWRSVVVWMLLLALLTLARLLG; from the coding sequence ATGAGTTTTTTCGCCACGCTGATGGCCTTGCTGTTGGAGCAGGCCAAATCCCTGTCTCGTGACAACCCGGTTTATGCGGGTGTGCGTGCCTGGGTGCAATGGCTCAGCCGCAACCTGGATGCTGGAGAACAGCGCCATGGCTGGCTGGCCTGGACGGTGGCCGTGCTGCTGCCCACGGCCTTGGCCATGGGCATGCATTGGCTGCTGGTCTCCCTGGTGGGTTGGCCCTTGGCCATGGCCTGGCATGTGCTGGTGCTGTATGTCACCCTGGGTTTTCGCCAGTTCAGCCACCATTTCACGCGGATTCGCCATGCGCTGGAATCCGGTGATGAGGACCAGGCCCGCCAGTACCTGGCCGATTGGCAGCAGGTGGATGCCGATGATTTGCCGCGCCGCGAGATCGTGCGCCATGTGATCGAGTATTCGGTACTGGCCGCGCACCGCCATGTGTTTGGCGTGCTGGCCTGCTACTCCATCGGCTCGGCGCTGGGCCTGGGGCCCGCCGGCGCGGTGTTCTTCCGCATGGCCGAATATGCCTCGCGCTTTGCACGCCAGTCCGGGCCACCCGCACCGATGGTGCAGGGCGCTTTCGAGACGGTGGCCGCCAAGGCCTGGATGGTGGTGGATTGGCTGCCGTCTCGGCTGACGGCGCTGAGTTTTGCCGTGGTGGGCAACTTTGAAGAAGCGATTGATGGCTGGCGCTTTCAGACCCAGCATTTCCCCAATGACAACGATGGCGTGATTTTGGCTGCTACTGCGGGTGCTATCGATGTGCGCCTGGGCGGTGTGGCCTTGCGCGCCCGCAGTGTCGATATCGATGCAGCAGCCCCTCTGCAGATCCAGGGCGATGGCGCCACCACCCCGGGCCGTGACCCGGAAGTGGCCCACCTGCGCAGCGTGGTGGGCCTGGTATGGCGCTCCGTCGTGGTCTGGATGTTACTGCTTGCGCTGCTCACCTTGGCGCGCCTGTTGGGCTGA
- a CDS encoding CoA pyrophosphatase, translated as MSNASTPPHPSPTAVAARVSSIMDPRRAPVVQIDAALPAVAPRLLRAEGLRQAFVAHPYGGEPEIFRERSWTDRPPAKAAVLVALVQRQEMHVLLTQRSAGLSNHSGQIAFPGGRQDPEDRDVNDTALREAWEEVGLARERVEIIGRLPEYATGSGFEVTPIVGLVQPPFDLQANPGEVDEVFEVPLSFLMNPAHHRWQQLDTPEISRRWLSMPYDDPESGHQRFIWGATASMLRNLYRFLAFPPAS; from the coding sequence ATGTCTAACGCCTCCACTCCCCCGCATCCATCACCCACCGCCGTAGCCGCTCGGGTCTCGTCCATCATGGATCCGCGCCGCGCGCCGGTGGTGCAGATTGACGCTGCGCTGCCTGCGGTCGCACCCCGCTTGCTGCGTGCAGAAGGCCTGCGCCAGGCCTTTGTGGCCCACCCCTATGGCGGTGAGCCGGAAATCTTCCGCGAGCGCAGCTGGACGGACCGTCCGCCCGCCAAGGCGGCCGTGCTGGTGGCGCTGGTGCAGCGCCAGGAGATGCATGTGCTGCTGACCCAGCGCAGTGCCGGCCTGTCCAACCATTCGGGGCAGATTGCCTTCCCCGGTGGCCGCCAGGACCCGGAAGACCGCGACGTCAACGACACTGCCTTGCGCGAAGCCTGGGAAGAGGTAGGGCTGGCCCGCGAGCGGGTCGAAATCATTGGCCGCCTGCCCGAATACGCGACCGGCTCGGGCTTTGAGGTGACGCCCATCGTCGGGCTGGTGCAGCCGCCCTTCGACCTGCAGGCCAACCCGGGCGAGGTGGACGAGGTTTTCGAGGTGCCGCTGTCCTTCTTGATGAACCCGGCGCACCACCGCTGGCAACAGCTGGACACGCCGGAGATCAGCCGGCGCTGGCTGTCCATGCCCTATGACGACCCGGAATCCGGCCACCAGCGCTTTATCTGGGGGGCTACGGCCAGCATGTTGCGCAATCTCTACCGTTTTTTGGCCTTTCCACCCGCATCGTAG
- the rplS gene encoding 50S ribosomal protein L19 — protein MNLIQILEQEEIARLNKTIPEFAPGDTVIVSVNVVEGTRKRVQAYEGVVIAKRNRGLNSGFTVRKISSGEGVERTFQTYSPMIAGIEVKRRGDVRRAKLYYLRERSGKSARIKEKLPARKAAPVAAA, from the coding sequence ATGAACCTGATCCAGATTCTCGAGCAAGAAGAAATTGCTCGCCTGAACAAGACCATTCCTGAATTTGCCCCTGGCGACACCGTGATCGTTAGCGTGAACGTTGTTGAAGGTACGCGCAAGCGCGTGCAGGCCTACGAAGGCGTGGTGATTGCCAAGCGCAATCGCGGTCTGAACAGCGGCTTCACCGTGCGCAAGATCTCCAGCGGCGAAGGCGTGGAACGTACGTTCCAAACCTACAGCCCTATGATCGCCGGTATCGAAGTCAAGCGCCGCGGCGATGTGCGCCGTGCCAAGCTGTACTACCTGCGTGAACGCAGCGGCAAGTCGGCTCGTATCAAGGAAAAGCTGCCAGCACGCAAGGCAGCACCTGTGGCAGCTGCGTAA
- the trmD gene encoding tRNA (guanosine(37)-N1)-methyltransferase TrmD codes for MRFDIITLFPELFTPFVEVGVTRRAYSSGQVAVQCWNPRDYAPGNYRRVDDRPFGGGPGMVMMAQPLADCLAAIRAQRAEAEPAPLVLFSPIGERIDHAQVQGWSDSQGAILLCGRYEGVDQRFIDRHVDVQLSLGDFVLSGGEIAAMALLDAVARLQPGVLNDEGSHQFDSFNPALDGLLDCPHYTRPEVWEGEPVPAALLSGHHANIERWRREQSLRNTALHRPELLDQARSRQQLSRKDEQVLASADLVNLAKPL; via the coding sequence ATGCGTTTTGACATCATCACTTTGTTCCCCGAGCTGTTCACGCCTTTTGTGGAGGTGGGTGTCACCCGCCGCGCCTATAGCAGCGGCCAGGTGGCCGTGCAATGCTGGAACCCCCGCGATTACGCCCCCGGCAACTACCGGCGCGTCGATGACCGCCCCTTTGGCGGCGGCCCCGGCATGGTGATGATGGCCCAGCCGCTGGCGGATTGCCTGGCTGCCATCCGTGCGCAGCGCGCCGAGGCCGAGCCCGCGCCGCTGGTGCTGTTCTCGCCGATTGGCGAGCGCATCGACCATGCCCAGGTGCAGGGCTGGTCCGATTCGCAGGGCGCTATTCTGCTGTGCGGCCGCTATGAAGGCGTGGACCAACGCTTTATTGACCGCCATGTCGATGTGCAACTGAGCCTGGGCGACTTTGTGCTCTCGGGCGGTGAGATTGCCGCAATGGCGCTGCTCGATGCCGTGGCCCGATTGCAGCCCGGCGTGCTGAACGATGAGGGCAGCCACCAGTTCGACAGCTTCAACCCCGCGCTGGATGGTCTGTTGGATTGCCCCCACTACACCCGGCCCGAGGTCTGGGAGGGTGAGCCGGTGCCCGCCGCGCTGCTGTCCGGCCACCATGCGAATATCGAACGCTGGCGCCGTGAGCAAAGCCTGCGCAACACGGCCCTCCATCGCCCCGAATTGCTGGACCAGGCCCGCAGCCGCCAGCAGCTCAGCCGCAAGGATGAGCAGGTGCTTGCCAGTGCCGATTTGGTAAATTTGGCAAAACCGCTATAA
- the rimM gene encoding ribosome maturation factor RimM (Essential for efficient processing of 16S rRNA): protein MPATELLLSPATLPDDAIEVARIADAWGVKGWFKVVALSPDPQALLKSKIWFIQPPEKGGRHFQGVAQLEMRQSRFHGDGIVGWAQGVDDRDQAEKLRGARVFISRADFPKTEDGEYYWVDLLGLAVVNREGVALGTVHDLMASGPQTVLVLSYEEDGKTQERLIPFVDAFVDEVSLPNKRITVDWQPDY, encoded by the coding sequence ATGCCCGCTACCGAGTTGTTGTTAAGCCCCGCCACCTTGCCCGATGACGCCATTGAAGTGGCGCGCATTGCCGATGCCTGGGGCGTCAAGGGCTGGTTCAAGGTGGTGGCACTGAGCCCTGATCCACAGGCACTGCTGAAGTCCAAAATCTGGTTTATCCAGCCGCCTGAAAAAGGTGGCCGCCATTTCCAGGGCGTTGCCCAATTGGAGATGCGCCAGTCGCGCTTCCATGGCGATGGCATCGTCGGCTGGGCGCAGGGCGTGGATGACCGCGACCAAGCCGAAAAACTCCGAGGCGCCCGGGTGTTCATCTCGCGCGCTGATTTCCCCAAGACCGAAGACGGCGAATACTACTGGGTGGACCTGCTGGGTCTGGCCGTGGTCAACCGCGAAGGCGTGGCGCTGGGCACCGTGCATGACCTGATGGCCTCCGGCCCGCAGACGGTGCTGGTGCTGAGCTACGAAGAAGACGGCAAGACGCAGGAGCGGCTGATTCCGTTTGTCGACGCCTTTGTCGATGAGGTCTCGTTGCCCAACAAGCGCATCACCGTGGACTGGCAGCCGGACTATTGA
- the rpsP gene encoding 30S ribosomal protein S16, whose translation MVVIRLSRGGSKARPFYNIVVADKRVRRDGSFIERLGFYNPLAKDGVEGLRIALDRVAYWKSVGAQASTTVDRLAKQAAKAAA comes from the coding sequence ATGGTCGTAATTCGCCTGTCCCGCGGCGGCTCCAAGGCCCGCCCGTTCTACAACATCGTCGTTGCTGACAAGCGCGTGCGCCGCGATGGCTCGTTCATCGAGCGTCTGGGCTTCTACAACCCGTTGGCTAAAGACGGTGTTGAAGGTCTGCGCATTGCACTGGACCGCGTGGCTTACTGGAAGAGCGTCGGCGCTCAGGCTTCCACCACCGTGGATCGTCTGGCTAAGCAAGCTGCCAAGGCTGCTGCTTAA
- a CDS encoding GNAT family N-acetyltransferase encodes MPSVRNSTPDDIPALTRIYAHHVLHGTGSFETEAPSEDEMARRREEVLSRQLPYLVAEDADGQVIGFAYANWFKARPAYRFSAEDSIYVADGQHGRGLGRLLMNALIKHCEAAGVRKLIAVIGDSRNAGSVGVHTAAGFSHIGTMQSVGWKFGRWLDIVMMEKTLGAGNTTEPIAPFAPYAPAP; translated from the coding sequence ATGCCAAGCGTTCGTAATAGCACCCCTGATGACATCCCCGCGCTGACCCGCATTTATGCCCACCATGTGCTGCATGGCACCGGCAGTTTCGAGACCGAAGCCCCCAGCGAAGACGAGATGGCGCGCCGCCGCGAAGAGGTGCTGAGCCGCCAGTTGCCCTATCTGGTGGCAGAGGACGCGGACGGCCAGGTGATCGGCTTTGCCTATGCCAACTGGTTCAAGGCCCGCCCCGCCTACCGCTTTTCGGCAGAAGACTCGATCTATGTTGCAGATGGACAACATGGCCGGGGCCTGGGGCGCTTGCTGATGAACGCGCTGATCAAGCACTGCGAGGCAGCGGGCGTGCGCAAGCTGATTGCCGTCATCGGGGATTCCCGCAATGCCGGCTCGGTGGGCGTACACACTGCGGCAGGCTTCAGCCATATCGGCACGATGCAGTCGGTGGGCTGGAAATTTGGCCGCTGGCTAGACATTGTGATGATGGAAAAAACCCTGGGCGCTGGCAATACGACGGAGCCCATCGCACCGTTCGCGCCCTACGCCCCCGCGCCATGA
- a CDS encoding alpha/beta hydrolase, translated as MRDTPLTPSFFPLHPLGWVLASLAVLLLVVLALAWMLAGWLAKPYRQQIGAAPAALGAVDVEIASAPGVVRGWYAPGKPGEGAVLLLHGVRADRRAMLPRAPALQARGQAVLLIDLPAHGESDGDMLSFGPREGLGIAQALAWLQAQQPTEKVGVVGVSLGGASLLIAELQQAPDAVVLEGVFPTMRAAVDNRVRAALGPLAPLARIATPLLLWQMPLRLGVDPQRLRPIDRLSSLRMPVLVAGGMEDRYTTEAETRQMAEAATDAPHQLWLVPGAAHEDLYQIAPQAYEAQVLAFLREQLQAN; from the coding sequence ATGCGTGATACCCCGTTGACTCCCTCCTTTTTCCCGCTGCATCCCCTCGGCTGGGTGCTGGCCTCCTTGGCGGTTCTGTTGCTGGTGGTGTTGGCCTTGGCCTGGATGCTGGCAGGTTGGCTGGCAAAGCCCTACCGCCAGCAGATCGGTGCGGCACCGGCGGCGCTGGGCGCGGTAGACGTGGAAATCGCATCTGCCCCCGGCGTGGTGCGCGGCTGGTATGCCCCCGGTAAGCCGGGTGAGGGTGCGGTTCTGTTGCTGCACGGGGTGCGCGCGGACCGGCGCGCGATGCTGCCCCGGGCGCCGGCGCTGCAGGCGCGTGGCCAGGCGGTGCTGCTGATTGATTTGCCAGCCCATGGCGAGAGCGACGGTGACATGCTGTCCTTTGGCCCCCGCGAGGGGCTGGGCATCGCCCAGGCGCTGGCTTGGCTGCAAGCGCAGCAGCCCACGGAGAAGGTGGGCGTGGTGGGTGTATCGCTGGGCGGTGCCAGCCTACTGATAGCTGAGCTGCAGCAGGCCCCCGATGCCGTGGTGCTGGAGGGCGTGTTCCCCACAATGCGGGCCGCGGTGGACAACCGGGTGCGTGCGGCACTGGGCCCGCTGGCACCCTTGGCCCGCATTGCTACACCGCTGCTGCTGTGGCAAATGCCGCTGCGGCTGGGCGTTGATCCCCAGCGTTTGCGCCCTATCGACCGCCTGAGCAGCCTGCGGATGCCCGTGTTGGTAGCTGGCGGTATGGAAGACCGCTACACCACCGAGGCCGAAACCCGGCAAATGGCTGAGGCCGCGACGGATGCCCCCCACCAGCTCTGGCTGGTGCCCGGTGCCGCCCATGAGGACCTGTACCAGATTGCGCCGCAGGCGTATGAGGCCCAGGTGTTGGCGTTTTTACGCGAGCAGCTGCAAGCGAATTAA